In Aerococcus loyolae, a genomic segment contains:
- a CDS encoding ISL3 family transposase has product MTQSHCIQNLFNIKDENIEIEDKVVEEKKGNIVHKVIFGNLTNQPSHCSHCGHINESQADIVKNGSYSSDILLTTINDGQPVTLRLKKQRFFCKHCQRTFNAKTPIVTANCYISNTLKNAITFALSETIAMTLIGKQHNVSVSTVIRLLEERGKALLPKFNYLPQYLSFDEFKSVKNVSGAMSFIFIDPVNHRLIDIVENRQKSELIHYFMRFSYQSRQAVKIVTIDMYSPYIEVIRACFPNAKILFDRFHVIQHLNLAINSVRIQLMNQIRYQSPRDYRKLKQLWKLPLKNEWELDFKNLYTHRLFDGLVSEQMIVDYLTNLSPELSRTYTYVNRLKYSIYTHDIQSFRDLLIEVKKYTFPRRVRTIFQTLERYQEGICTALTYTLSNGPIEGMNNKTKLIKRTGYGYRRFDHLRIRIIMASRLVCNDFQPRPLTFSEAA; this is encoded by the coding sequence ATGACTCAATCCCATTGTATACAAAATCTCTTTAATATAAAAGATGAAAATATTGAAATTGAAGATAAAGTAGTGGAGGAAAAGAAAGGCAATATCGTTCATAAGGTTATTTTTGGGAACTTAACTAACCAACCTTCTCACTGTTCCCATTGCGGCCATATCAACGAATCACAAGCTGATATCGTTAAAAATGGTTCTTATTCAAGCGATATCTTACTAACAACCATTAATGATGGGCAACCCGTTACTTTGCGTCTTAAAAAGCAACGTTTCTTTTGTAAACACTGCCAAAGGACTTTTAATGCTAAAACTCCCATAGTCACTGCTAATTGTTATATTTCTAACACGCTAAAAAATGCAATCACTTTTGCTCTCAGTGAGACGATAGCGATGACTCTTATTGGTAAACAACACAATGTTTCCGTATCGACGGTGATTCGACTTCTAGAAGAAAGAGGAAAAGCATTACTTCCTAAATTTAATTATTTGCCCCAGTACCTTTCTTTTGATGAATTTAAATCAGTGAAAAATGTCAGTGGTGCGATGAGCTTTATTTTTATTGATCCAGTGAACCATCGGTTAATTGATATTGTTGAAAATCGACAAAAGAGCGAATTAATCCACTACTTTATGCGTTTTTCTTACCAAAGTCGTCAAGCCGTCAAAATCGTTACAATTGATATGTATAGCCCGTATATCGAAGTCATCCGCGCTTGTTTTCCCAATGCAAAAATTCTATTTGACCGTTTTCATGTCATTCAACATCTCAATTTGGCCATCAATTCCGTACGTATTCAGCTAATGAATCAGATTCGCTATCAATCACCACGTGATTATCGCAAATTAAAGCAGCTATGGAAGTTGCCTTTAAAAAATGAATGGGAACTTGACTTTAAAAACTTATATACTCATCGACTTTTTGACGGTCTCGTTTCAGAACAGATGATTGTTGATTACCTCACCAATTTATCTCCCGAATTATCGCGCACCTATACTTACGTTAATCGCCTAAAATATAGTATTTATACCCATGATATTCAGTCCTTTAGAGACTTGCTTATTGAAGTCAAGAAATACACATTTCCACGTAGAGTACGAACCATTTTTCAAACGTTAGAAAGATATCAAGAAGGTATTTGTACAGCTTTAACGTATACTTTATCTAACGGTCCAATAGAAGGAATGAACAATAAAACGAAACTGATTAAGCGCACAGGATATGGGTATCGTCGTTTTGATCATTTAAGAATACGTATAATAATGGCCTCTCGATTGGTATGTAATGATTTTCAACCTCGGCCTCTCACTTTTTCAGAAGCAGCATAG